The Spodoptera frugiperda isolate SF20-4 chromosome 2, AGI-APGP_CSIRO_Sfru_2.0, whole genome shotgun sequence genome has a window encoding:
- the LOC118278989 gene encoding uncharacterized protein LOC118278989 isoform X1, translated as MCCGGGGGCGGCGTSIGNWLYVFEKLASFCALTAVVICLILTLCIMLGLGIGLGYNYCYVDLRVRKPSSGSARRSGEELDEPSLETEDFRRRMDTTYPVSQRTTTLPTIKATMQIPLNGEIDLEALFSKLRGRNRNVTLELIT; from the exons ATGTGTTGTGGGGGTGGTGGCGGATGTGGGGGATGCGGGACCTCCATTGGGAATTGGTTATATGTTTTCGAAAA GTTGGCGTCATTTTGCGCCTTAACAGCAGTGGTTATTTGCCTTATACTGACGCTGTGTATCATGTTGGGGCTTGGTATAGGCCTTGGTTACAACTATTGCTACGTGGACCTGAGGGTTAGGAAAC CGAGTTCAGGTTCGGCTAGAAGATCTGGCGAAGAGCTCGATGAGCCCAGTTTGGAGACAGAGGACTTCAGGCGCAGGATGGACACAACTTACCCAGTGTCCCAGAGGACCACCACCTTGCCAACGATTAAGGCCACCATGCAAATACCTCTTAACGGAGAGATTGATCTTGAGGCACTGTTTTCTAAATTAAGGGGACGCAATAGAAACGTCACCTTAGAACTGATCACGTGA
- the LOC118268810 gene encoding uncharacterized protein LOC118268810, giving the protein MLGYNVLEVDHMPDPLKNQPRWKVCLTVTLVLVAITGTAVTIGALTGYTYCYIEHHTMGGQQNRTNNFTYVRLTPVYESEKAKRNRSINGAISTLLITKLFDSGWSQTHDEPSNDPSNDDSSSEEEGWIHILL; this is encoded by the exons ATGTTGGGGTACAACGTATTAGAAGTTGACCATATGCCAGACCCGCTTAAAAA TCAGCCTCGCTGGAAAGTCTGTCTAACTGTTACCCTGGTCCTTGTGGCCATCACTGGCACCGCTGTAACAATCGGAGCGCTCACTGGCTACACGTACTGCTACATTGAACATCACACGATGGGAG GGCAACAGAACCGTACAAATAACTTCACATATGTGCGGCTGACTCCAGTTTACGAAAGTGAAAAGGCGAAGAGAAATAGATCCATAAACGGAGCTATATCAACCCTCTTAATCACTAAGCTCTTTGATTCTGGTTGGTCGCAGACCCACGATGAACCTTCAAATGACCCTTCAAATGACGACTCCTCAAGCGAAGAAGAAGGTTGGATACACATCTTACTTTGA
- the LOC118278989 gene encoding uncharacterized protein LOC118278989 isoform X3, producing MDCQAPFLFSRLASFCALTAVVICLILTLCIMLGLGIGLGYNYCYVDLRVRKPSSGSARRSGEELDEPSLETEDFRRRMDTTYPVSQRTTTLPTIKATMQIPLNGEIDLEALFSKLRGRNRNVTLELIT from the exons ATGGATTGTCAAGCACCATTTTTGTTTTCTAg GTTGGCGTCATTTTGCGCCTTAACAGCAGTGGTTATTTGCCTTATACTGACGCTGTGTATCATGTTGGGGCTTGGTATAGGCCTTGGTTACAACTATTGCTACGTGGACCTGAGGGTTAGGAAAC CGAGTTCAGGTTCGGCTAGAAGATCTGGCGAAGAGCTCGATGAGCCCAGTTTGGAGACAGAGGACTTCAGGCGCAGGATGGACACAACTTACCCAGTGTCCCAGAGGACCACCACCTTGCCAACGATTAAGGCCACCATGCAAATACCTCTTAACGGAGAGATTGATCTTGAGGCACTGTTTTCTAAATTAAGGGGACGCAATAGAAACGTCACCTTAGAACTGATCACGTGA